One stretch of Zingiber officinale cultivar Zhangliang chromosome 6B, Zo_v1.1, whole genome shotgun sequence DNA includes these proteins:
- the LOC121993194 gene encoding DNA damage-repair/toleration protein DRT100-like, which produces MATPFLAFLFLLILIASAAASSAEGATKCNASDREALLSFRSALSESRLGIFSSWSGDECCSKWYGVSCDPSSGRVAGISLRGESQDPILSSAGLSGALMYGRISSDLCRLDRLTTLVLADWKHISGPIPSCLPSSLPLLRILDLVGNRLSGPIPDDIGTLSRLAVLNLADNQISGTIPPSISSLSALMHLDLSSNRISGPIPTDFGNIAMLSRVLLARNRISGGIPSSAGRMLRLADLDLSENRISGAIPTSLGSSSVLSSVYLGSNKLTGEIPSSMIESRGLNILNLSRNAIGGEIPDAFGGWSYYTALDLSHNQLTGSVPATLASAAYVGHLDLSNNQLRGSIPAGTPFNRLDAASFDGNDGLCGGPLPAC; this is translated from the coding sequence ATGGCCACTCCTTTCCTcgccttcctcttcctcctcattcTCATAGCctccgccgccgcctcctccgcCGAAGGCGCCACCAAGTGCAACGCCTCCGACCGCGAGGCACTACTCTCCTTTCGCTCCGCCCTCTCGGAGTCGCGCCTTGGCATCTTCTCCTCGTGGTCCGGCGACGAATGCTGCTCCAAATGGTACGGCGTCAGTTGCGACCCCTCCTCCGGCCGCGTCGCCGGGATCTCTCTCCGTGGAGAGTCCCAGGATCCGATCCTCTCCTCCGCAGGCCTCTCCGGTGCCCTCATGTACGGCCGCATCTCCTCTGACCTCTGCCGCCTCGACCGCCTCACCACCCTCGTCCTCGCTGACTGGAAGCACATCTCCGGCCCCATCCCCTCCTGCCTTCCCTCATCCCTCCCCCTCCTCCGCATCCTCGACCTTGTCGGCAACCGACTCTCCGGCCCCATCCCCGACGACATCGGCACCCTCTCCCGCCTCGCCGTCCTCAACCTCGCCGACAACCAGATCTCCGGCACCATCCCGCCGTCGATCTCCTCCCTCTCAGCCCTAATGCACCTCGATCTAAGCAGCAACCGGATCTCCGGCCCCATACCCACCGATTTTGGAAACATAGCCATGCTCAGCCGCGTGCTCCTCGCCCGCAACCGCATTTCTGGCGGAATCCCCTCCTCCGCCGGCCGAATGCTTCGTCTGGCCGACCTCGATCTCTCAGAAAACCGCATCTCGGGTGCGATCCCCACCTCCCTCGGCTCCTCCTCGGTGCTCTCCTCTGTCTACCTCGGCTCCAACAAGCTCACCGGCGAAATCCCTTCGTCGATGATCGAAAGCCGGGGGCTCAACATCCTCAACCTGAGCCGCAATGCCATCGGAGGGGAGATCCCGGACGCGTTCGGAGGGTGGTCGTACTACACCGCGCTGGATCTGTCGCACAACCAGCTGACGGGGAGCGTGCCGGCGACGCTGGCGTCGGCGGCCTACGTGGGGCACCTCGACCTCAGCAACAACCAGCTCCGCGGCTCCATTCCAGCTGGCACCCCCTTCAACCGCCTCGACGCCGCTTCCTTCGACGGCAACGACGGGCTCTGCGGCGGCCCACTGCCGGCCTGCTAG
- the LOC121990422 gene encoding probable glucosamine 6-phosphate N-acetyltransferase 2, translating to MDGRSAATRVDGDDDELLPLRRLEISDHAKGFLDLLSQLSPSSTPLSDGDFRARFADLDALGDDHLIVVSEDRVSGRIVATGCVFVERKFLRGAGKVGHIEDVVVDASARGRHLGQRVVRYLTDYAKAAGCYKVILDCSIELRSFYEKCGFKEKDIQMALYF from the coding sequence ATGGACGGCCGATCGGCGGCGACCAGAGTCGACGGCGACGACGACGAACTGCTCCCACTCCGCCGCCTCGAGATATCCGACCACGCCAAGGGTTTCCTCGATCTTCTCTCCCAGCTCAGcccatcctccactcctctctcCGACGGAGATTTCCGTGCCCGCTTCGCCGATCTAGATGCCCTCGGTGACGACCATCTCATCGTTGTCTCCGAGGACCGTGTCTCCGGACGTATCGTCGCCACGGGATGCGTCTTCGTGGAGCGCAAGTTCCTCCGCGGCGCCGGGAAGGTGGGCCATATCGAAGACGTCGTCGTCGACGCCTCCGCCCGCGGCCGCCACCTTGGCCAGCGGGTGGTCCGCTACCTCACAGACTATGCGAAGGCGGCTGGGTGCTACAAGGTCATTCTTGACTGCTCGATTGAACTGAGATCGTTCTACGAGAAGTGTGGGTTCAAGGAGAAGGATATCCAGATGGCTCTCTATTTCTGA